In the genome of Pediococcus claussenii ATCC BAA-344, one region contains:
- a CDS encoding N-acetyldiaminopimelate deacetylase, whose translation MLNESDLISIRREFHQIPELALHEFETHRLLEKKIKKMPQQFLTIREIGELPTALLVKIGGSHPKRNIGYRADIDALPVSEQTDTDFRSKHEGVMHACGHDLHMTVALGLLDYFANHQPIDNLIFFFQPAEESDNGGKFAYELGIFNGEWNVDEFYGLHDNPDLPSGAIGCRNGTLFAGTTEVNITLTGKSGHAAYPQNSNDMVVAAAYLITQLQTIVSRNVDPIEGGVLTLGKITAGTIRNVIAGTARIEGTIRGLTQKMILHIQKRVREVCIGISLSFDCDVNVELNQGGYLPVENDPTLTTNFISYMQNANNVQFIKTEPAMTGEDFGYLLSKIPGTMFWLGVDSLAPLHSDLFDPNESAIWTGIQAITGFLNERMTQNV comes from the coding sequence ATGTTAAACGAATCAGATTTAATTAGTATCCGTCGTGAATTCCACCAAATTCCAGAATTAGCTCTTCATGAATTTGAAACACATCGTCTACTCGAAAAGAAAATCAAAAAAATGCCTCAACAATTTTTAACGATCCGTGAAATTGGTGAATTGCCAACGGCACTTTTGGTGAAAATAGGTGGAAGTCATCCCAAACGTAACATTGGCTACCGTGCAGACATTGATGCCCTTCCAGTTTCCGAACAGACCGATACTGACTTTCGTTCAAAGCATGAAGGTGTGATGCATGCTTGTGGACATGATTTACATATGACCGTTGCCTTGGGGCTTCTCGACTATTTTGCAAATCATCAACCAATTGATAACTTAATATTCTTTTTCCAACCAGCTGAAGAGAGTGACAATGGTGGGAAATTTGCATATGAATTAGGAATTTTTAATGGTGAATGGAATGTTGATGAATTCTACGGTCTCCATGATAATCCTGACCTTCCCTCTGGAGCAATTGGTTGTCGAAATGGAACACTATTCGCAGGAACAACTGAAGTTAATATCACTCTAACCGGCAAAAGTGGGCACGCTGCATATCCACAAAACTCCAATGACATGGTCGTCGCTGCGGCGTACCTAATTACACAACTTCAAACAATCGTTTCACGTAACGTTGACCCTATTGAAGGTGGAGTTCTCACGCTAGGAAAAATAACCGCCGGAACCATCCGAAACGTTATTGCTGGAACCGCTCGAATAGAAGGAACTATTCGTGGTCTTACCCAAAAGATGATTCTTCATATCCAAAAAAGAGTTCGCGAAGTATGTATTGGAATATCGCTCTCTTTTGATTGTGACGTTAATGTCGAACTAAACCAGGGTGGTTATCTTCCAGTTGAAAACGATCCAACACTAACAACTAATTTCATTAGTTACATGCAGAATGCGAATAATGTTCAATTTATTAAAACAGAACCCGCAATGACTGGTGAAGACTTTGGGTACTTACTAAGCAAGATCCCCGGCACTATGTTTTGGTTGGGGGTAGATTCTCTTGCCCCACTCCATTCAGATTTATTTGATCCAAACGAAAGTGCCATTTGGACAGGTATTCAAGCAATTACAGGATTTTTAAATGAAAGGATGACTCAAAATGTTTAA
- a CDS encoding aspartate-semialdehyde dehydrogenase, whose amino-acid sequence MKAINVAILGTTGAVGTRMLEQLEQSNIEVANLKLLASARSAGKQLIFHDNPVTIEEATKDSFHGIDLVLSSAGGSVSKELLPAAVESGAVCVDNTSYFRMDPNVPLVVPEVNPEDLSWHHGIIANPNCSTIQMLVALAPLDRTFGLKQVIVSTYQAASGAGQMAWNELLNEAQQHLNGEKETASILPVSGEKRHYPLAFNLLPQIDVFEDDGYTHEEWKMIHETKKILRHDMDNSDLKVTATCVRVPVPVGHGESIYIELEKNPSVSNVQSVLESAEGVVLEDNPRKQLYPQPINAVGKRDTFVGRIREDTENPGSYNLWVVSDNLLKGAAWNAVQIAEELVKRDLLHV is encoded by the coding sequence ATGAAAGCAATTAATGTTGCAATTCTAGGTACCACCGGAGCCGTGGGCACTCGTATGCTAGAACAACTGGAACAATCGAATATTGAGGTAGCCAATTTAAAGCTGCTAGCATCTGCTCGTTCAGCAGGAAAGCAGCTAATTTTTCACGATAATCCCGTCACAATCGAAGAAGCAACTAAAGATTCCTTCCATGGCATAGATCTCGTCCTATCATCTGCTGGTGGTTCCGTTTCCAAAGAGTTATTACCGGCTGCTGTCGAATCTGGTGCGGTTTGTGTTGATAATACTAGCTATTTCAGAATGGATCCCAACGTACCTCTAGTTGTTCCAGAGGTAAATCCCGAAGATCTTAGCTGGCATCATGGAATTATAGCCAATCCAAATTGCAGTACAATTCAAATGCTTGTAGCACTCGCCCCTCTCGATCGGACCTTTGGGTTAAAACAAGTTATCGTATCAACATACCAAGCTGCTTCTGGTGCCGGACAAATGGCATGGAATGAGCTTTTGAATGAAGCTCAACAGCACTTAAATGGCGAAAAAGAAACAGCAAGCATCTTACCAGTTAGCGGCGAAAAAAGGCATTATCCCTTAGCCTTTAACTTGCTCCCTCAAATTGACGTTTTTGAAGACGACGGCTATACCCATGAGGAATGGAAAATGATTCATGAAACGAAAAAAATCTTGCGCCATGATATGGATAATTCAGATTTAAAAGTCACTGCAACCTGCGTACGAGTTCCTGTTCCAGTTGGTCATGGTGAATCCATTTATATTGAATTAGAAAAAAATCCTTCTGTTTCTAATGTTCAATCTGTACTGGAATCCGCCGAAGGAGTTGTTTTAGAAGATAACCCTAGAAAACAGCTCTATCCGCAACCAATAAACGCGGTTGGTAAACGTGATACCTTCGTTGGTAGAATTCGAGAGGATACTGAAAATCCTGGTAGTTACAATCTGTGGGTTGTCTCAGATAATCTATTAAAAGGGGCCGCCTGGAACGCAGTTCAGATTGCTGAAGAATTGGTTAAACGAGATCTGTTACATGTTTAA
- the dapD gene encoding 2,3,4,5-tetrahydropyridine-2,6-dicarboxylate N-acetyltransferase produces MSQLDAESIINQIATSKKQTPVKAFLSGSKLYQLEIPSSIEAFIEQHSGVIFGDWNDVKAFLKNPLIEHYHIENTARNSAVPLLDLKEINARIEPGAIIRNQVLIGDNAVIMMGAIINIGAEIGDNTMIDMGVVLGGRALVGKNCHIGAGAVLAGVVEPASATPVQIDDNVLVGANAVVIEGVHVGEGAVVAAGSIVTKDVPAHSVVAGVPARVVKMVDEQTSQKTALEEGLRNL; encoded by the coding sequence ATGAGCCAACTCGATGCAGAATCAATTATCAATCAAATTGCAACTTCTAAAAAGCAAACTCCAGTCAAAGCATTTTTGTCCGGATCAAAGCTATACCAATTAGAGATACCATCTTCAATTGAGGCATTCATTGAACAACATTCTGGTGTAATATTTGGTGATTGGAATGACGTGAAAGCATTCCTAAAAAACCCATTAATTGAACACTATCACATAGAAAATACTGCCCGCAATTCAGCTGTACCCCTGCTTGATTTAAAGGAAATAAACGCTCGCATCGAACCCGGAGCAATCATTCGCAACCAAGTCTTAATTGGCGATAACGCCGTCATTATGATGGGAGCAATCATTAACATTGGTGCTGAGATTGGGGACAACACCATGATTGACATGGGAGTTGTTCTTGGTGGACGCGCACTTGTCGGTAAAAATTGCCACATTGGTGCAGGCGCAGTACTAGCTGGTGTGGTTGAGCCTGCTTCAGCTACACCAGTACAAATTGATGATAATGTTTTAGTTGGTGCTAATGCTGTAGTTATTGAAGGGGTTCACGTTGGTGAAGGAGCCGTCGTTGCCGCTGGATCAATCGTCACTAAAGATGTTCCTGCACATTCAGTTGTTGCCGGAGTGCCCGCTCGTGTGGTTAAAATGGTTGATGAACAAACATCCCAAAAAACTGCTTTAGAAGAAGGACTACGTAACTTATAA
- a CDS encoding aminotransferase class I/II-fold pyridoxal phosphate-dependent enzyme, protein MPELKKSLHSKTRKSLSQIGRSAIRQFDQEVSSIPGILKLTLGEPDLDTPDHIKDALISAVQQNQSHYAAAAGNIELRTAISNYLKKVNKIKYNPNSEIIVTVGATEAIYSSMTSLLESGDGVIIPTPAFPLYSAVAIVNDAVPIEVDTSNTDFVLTPDVLEDALQHNPNTKMVVLNYPTNPTGVTYSRQQLAALAKVLKKYSVFVLVDEIYCELNFGAEHASITEFIPDQTILINGVSKSYAMTGYRVGYLAAPKQVVTNILKLHGFAVTTVPTTIMVAATEAIEHGDADIIRMKQIYSKRRDYIVTEFKKMGFSLASPQGAFYLFAKIPDGFPQNSRTFAVDLAQNGKLALVPGVVFGPGGEGYVRLSYAASMDHLKEAVSRMHTYLNNWRKNNESN, encoded by the coding sequence ATGCCTGAATTAAAAAAATCATTACATAGTAAAACTCGAAAATCTTTATCACAAATCGGACGTTCTGCCATTCGCCAATTTGATCAAGAGGTCTCCTCAATTCCAGGAATCCTAAAATTGACACTTGGAGAACCAGACCTGGATACACCCGACCATATCAAAGATGCTCTAATCTCTGCAGTCCAACAAAATCAGTCACATTATGCTGCAGCCGCTGGCAATATTGAACTTCGAACCGCCATAAGTAATTATCTTAAAAAAGTGAATAAGATAAAATATAATCCTAACTCTGAAATTATCGTTACAGTTGGAGCGACTGAAGCAATTTATAGCAGTATGACATCTCTCTTAGAATCTGGTGATGGTGTTATTATTCCTACTCCTGCATTTCCTTTATATTCGGCAGTAGCCATTGTCAACGACGCAGTACCCATCGAGGTTGACACTTCAAATACCGACTTTGTATTAACACCAGATGTGTTAGAAGACGCTCTTCAGCATAATCCTAATACGAAAATGGTGGTGCTTAACTATCCTACTAACCCAACAGGCGTAACTTACTCTAGGCAACAACTTGCAGCACTTGCAAAAGTTTTGAAAAAATACAGCGTCTTTGTCTTAGTTGACGAAATATATTGTGAATTAAACTTTGGTGCCGAACATGCTTCAATTACAGAATTTATACCTGATCAAACTATTCTAATTAATGGTGTTTCGAAATCTTACGCAATGACTGGTTATCGCGTTGGTTACCTAGCAGCCCCTAAGCAAGTTGTTACTAACATTTTAAAATTACATGGATTTGCAGTTACGACTGTTCCTACAACAATTATGGTTGCGGCCACTGAAGCAATTGAACACGGAGATGCTGATATCATTAGAATGAAACAAATTTATTCAAAGCGTCGTGATTATATTGTCACGGAATTTAAAAAGATGGGATTTAGCCTGGCCAGTCCACAAGGAGCTTTTTACCTTTTTGCTAAAATTCCGGATGGCTTTCCACAAAATTCACGAACATTTGCTGTTGATTTAGCACAAAACGGGAAACTTGCTCTGGTACCGGGAGTGGTTTTTGGACCAGGAGGGGAAGGATACGTACGTCTCTCTTACGCTGCTTCAATGGATCACCTAAAAGAAGCTGTTAGCCGCATGCACACTTATCTTAATAACTGGAGGAAAAATAATGAAAGCAATTAA
- the dapB gene encoding 4-hydroxy-tetrahydrodipicolinate reductase yields the protein MSENIKYSVVVSGFKGAMGQYTVQMVRNNPDLELVGVYSPHLSSTDPTTFGLEKNIIVANEATQLPKADIWIDFSVPSSVFENVKFAIKHGYHPVVGTTGLQDSQVDKLHVLAKEQSLGGLIAPNFGLSAVLLMQFAQQAARYFPDAEIIEMHHQGKKDAPSGTAINTAKKISKARSQKATESMENSNAKFARGLIVDGVPVHAVRLPGYVAHEQVLFGGEGEALTIRQDSFDRKSFMSGVALACKKVTQLSELVVGLENILD from the coding sequence ATGTCAGAAAATATAAAATACTCAGTTGTAGTTTCGGGATTTAAGGGAGCAATGGGACAGTATACAGTCCAGATGGTTCGAAACAATCCTGATCTTGAATTAGTCGGTGTCTATTCCCCCCATCTGTCTTCCACTGATCCAACAACCTTCGGACTTGAAAAGAATATTATTGTGGCTAACGAGGCCACTCAATTACCTAAAGCTGATATTTGGATAGATTTCAGCGTGCCAAGTTCCGTATTTGAAAACGTAAAATTTGCAATTAAACATGGCTATCATCCGGTTGTTGGGACTACCGGACTACAAGATTCACAGGTTGATAAACTACACGTGCTAGCTAAAGAGCAATCGCTTGGTGGACTGATTGCACCTAACTTTGGTTTATCTGCTGTCCTTTTAATGCAATTCGCTCAACAGGCTGCCAGGTACTTCCCAGATGCAGAAATCATTGAAATGCATCATCAAGGAAAAAAAGACGCCCCCTCAGGTACAGCAATTAATACCGCTAAAAAGATTTCCAAGGCTCGCTCACAAAAAGCCACAGAATCAATGGAGAATTCCAATGCCAAATTTGCTCGTGGTCTTATCGTAGATGGTGTGCCTGTACATGCAGTCCGATTGCCCGGATACGTTGCCCATGAACAAGTTTTATTTGGTGGAGAGGGTGAAGCGTTAACCATCCGCCAAGACTCTTTTGATAGGAAATCATTCATGTCCGGCGTAGCACTTGCATGTAAAAAAGTAACTCAATTATCTGAATTAGTAGTCGGACTTGAAAATATTCTAGATTAG
- the dapA gene encoding 4-hydroxy-tetrahydrodipicolinate synthase, translating to MFNTADLITALITPFDEQGKINFNSLERLSDHLLNTGSTGFLIGGTTGETPTLNHDEKLALYTKFSEFINDRVPIIAGTGSNNTAETIKFTSEVAKIKGINAALVVVPYYSKPNQRGMIAHFKAVAAASSLPILIYNIPGRTGVVMENETVVELSKDANIIGIKQCTNLNDIAYLVENTSDDFLVYTGEDAQTISAQALGATGTISVASHIYGNKMREMLTNFYAGNHDVAAKIQRELIPKMSALFMYPSPSPVKAVLNATGFKVGGTRLPILPLNADEEAKLSTALNVSNLSEL from the coding sequence ATGTTTAACACCGCTGACTTAATAACGGCGCTCATAACCCCATTTGATGAGCAAGGAAAAATTAATTTTAATAGTTTAGAGCGTTTATCGGACCACTTGCTAAATACTGGTTCCACTGGTTTTTTAATTGGAGGAACAACTGGAGAGACTCCCACTTTAAACCATGATGAAAAATTAGCGCTGTACACCAAATTCAGCGAATTTATCAACGACAGAGTTCCCATTATTGCTGGAACTGGTTCAAACAATACAGCTGAGACAATTAAATTCACGAGTGAAGTAGCTAAAATAAAGGGGATTAATGCCGCTTTGGTGGTTGTTCCCTATTACAGTAAGCCTAACCAACGAGGCATGATTGCTCATTTTAAGGCTGTAGCTGCTGCTTCATCCTTGCCAATCCTCATCTATAATATTCCCGGACGAACCGGCGTGGTAATGGAAAATGAAACGGTTGTTGAACTTTCAAAGGATGCTAATATTATTGGTATTAAACAATGCACAAATCTTAATGACATTGCATACCTAGTTGAAAATACTTCCGACGATTTTTTGGTTTATACAGGAGAAGATGCCCAAACTATTAGTGCACAAGCTCTTGGCGCAACAGGAACTATCTCGGTCGCTAGTCATATCTACGGAAATAAAATGCGTGAAATGCTTACTAATTTTTATGCTGGTAATCATGATGTTGCTGCCAAAATACAACGCGAACTAATCCCAAAGATGTCAGCTTTATTTATGTATCCCTCACCTTCTCCAGTCAAGGCAGTCTTAAATGCAACTGGATTTAAAGTAGGTGGCACACGCCTTCCAATTCTTCCCTTAAATGCAGATGAGGAAGCAAAATTATCAACGGCACTAAACGTCTCAAATTTAAGTGAATTATAG